One window of Papaver somniferum cultivar HN1 chromosome 9, ASM357369v1, whole genome shotgun sequence genomic DNA carries:
- the LOC113311584 gene encoding S-locus-specific glycoprotein S6-like, with translation MIIWSSNSTRSVVKPVVQLLESGNLVFKDGLFRDSTSYIWQSFDYPTNTRLPEMKFGWDLKIGLNRYLTSWKNVNDPSIGDYSYGIELPGLLQFVLHYGSVKQFRSGLWNGVQFSGLQNIKSCEHRSNDDIIMSTNNIRIITKA, from the coding sequence ATGATTATCTGGTCATCTAATTCAACAAGGTCAGTAGTAAAGCCTGTTGTTCAACTCTTAGAGTCTGGAAACCTTGTTTTCAAAGACGGGCTTTTTCGCGATTCGACCAGTTACATATGGCAAAGTTTTGATTATCCTACAAATACTCGATTACCTGAAATGAAATTTGGATGGGACCTAAAGATTGGACTAAATCGTTATTTGACATCATGGAAGAACGTCAACGACCCTTCTATTGGGGATTATTCTTACGGTATTGAGCTCCCTGGATTACTGCAATTTGTTTTACACTATGGATCAGTGAAACAATTTCGTTCTGGGCTATGGAATGGAGTTCAATTTAGTGGTCTTCAAAATATTAAGTCTTGTGAACACAGAAGTAACGATGATATCATCATgtccacaaacaatattcgcattatAACCAAAGCTTAG